Proteins encoded by one window of Chondromyces crocatus:
- a CDS encoding M43 family zinc metalloprotease, whose protein sequence is MPTNRRWGYTSALALTLFATGLVGAGGCVVGGAAEGDEHGAVPDHANDLAGEVMADPDPEEQAVPKRPVDADPDPEEQLAPKVPTDADPDPEEQLTPPPGAMADPDPEEQTTPPAEAMADPDPEDQNNDPSGGYSIDPSTPPPAPQGRSCGTADLTRAEALIVEAQLAETRLLEAANAAPPAVIVIPVAFHVINKGAGVGNGNVTDQMIHDQMEVLNESYAGLTGGAPTRFQFELLSIDRVTNADWYNMGAGSLQETEAKSALRVGGPETLNIYTANLLGGLLGWATFPSYYEQFPHEDGVVLLHSSLPGGSAAPYNLGDTGTHEVGHWMHLFHTFQGGCDKYNDYVLDTPAEASPDFNCTAGRDTCSAAGLDPIHNFMDYSDDECLNGFSPGQAERMLTAWQTYRR, encoded by the coding sequence ATGCCGACGAATCGACGCTGGGGATACACGAGCGCGCTGGCCTTGACCTTGTTTGCCACCGGCCTCGTCGGCGCGGGCGGGTGCGTGGTCGGTGGAGCCGCGGAAGGGGACGAGCACGGCGCCGTGCCGGATCATGCCAATGACCTCGCGGGAGAGGTCATGGCGGATCCCGATCCCGAGGAGCAAGCGGTTCCGAAGAGACCCGTGGACGCGGATCCCGATCCGGAAGAGCAGCTGGCTCCGAAGGTGCCCACGGATGCCGATCCCGATCCCGAAGAACAGTTGACCCCACCCCCTGGTGCGATGGCGGACCCCGATCCCGAGGAGCAGACGACGCCGCCTGCCGAGGCGATGGCGGATCCCGATCCCGAGGACCAGAACAACGACCCCTCGGGCGGGTACTCCATCGATCCTTCGACCCCCCCGCCAGCACCCCAGGGGCGCTCCTGCGGCACTGCGGACCTCACCCGCGCAGAGGCGTTGATCGTGGAGGCCCAGCTCGCCGAGACGCGGCTGCTCGAGGCCGCCAACGCAGCGCCCCCCGCCGTCATCGTCATCCCCGTCGCCTTTCACGTGATCAACAAGGGTGCTGGCGTCGGCAACGGCAACGTCACCGATCAGATGATCCACGACCAGATGGAGGTGCTGAACGAGTCCTATGCTGGGCTCACCGGCGGCGCACCGACGCGGTTCCAGTTCGAGCTGCTCTCCATCGACCGGGTCACGAACGCCGACTGGTACAACATGGGCGCCGGGAGCCTGCAGGAGACGGAAGCGAAGTCGGCGCTGCGCGTGGGCGGCCCCGAGACGCTCAACATCTACACGGCGAACCTCCTCGGCGGCCTGCTCGGGTGGGCGACGTTCCCGAGCTACTACGAGCAGTTCCCCCACGAAGACGGGGTGGTGCTGCTCCACTCGTCCCTCCCCGGCGGCAGCGCAGCCCCCTACAACCTGGGCGACACGGGCACGCACGAGGTCGGCCACTGGATGCATCTCTTCCACACGTTCCAGGGCGGCTGTGACAAGTACAACGACTACGTGCTCGACACGCCCGCCGAGGCATCGCCGGATTTCAACTGCACCGCGGGGCGCGATACGT